A window of Armatimonadota bacterium contains these coding sequences:
- a CDS encoding HD domain-containing phosphohydrolase, which translates to MIPGGVSVRGQPLPSLRAGVLAVILLAMLPVAGLLLHTASRQRDAERARVQGDAQRLARAVAATQDRLIRETRQLLVMLSQIDSVREPDAARCGDRFVRTVANNPLYANLGVLDVAGRAVCAAVAVDDRIGQHVPLSAVLTERRFIVGAYAVAADGRPVLYLAAPVLDRGRIRAIVYAALDVARLNDLIGDFEMPAGALLAVTDRLGTIIARRPNPQPWLGRRLPEPALLSEMADRPDGTAEITGPDGVRRLYGFTATDGVAEGLRVVVGIHSDAALAEINEGLRRNLLGLLGVSVLAIVAAWAGGSILVMRPVRELLRVVTRQRDGVTGIRASGSYPRGEIGELARAFDEMASSLADREQRLRALLADVQRSHAEVAQVYETTLEGWSRALDLRDRETEGHTLRVTEMTVRLARAVGMRDDEIVHVRRGALLHDIGKIGVPDRILLKAAPLTDEEWEVMRRHPVYAYEMLSPIAHLRPALDIPYAHHERWDGTGYPGGLRGPQIPLAARVFAVVDVWDALRSDRPYRRAWSDEMARAYIAQQAGRQFDPEVVRVFLNEVLPTASAAG; encoded by the coding sequence GTGATTCCCGGAGGCGTTTCGGTGCGGGGCCAGCCGCTGCCGTCCCTGCGGGCCGGCGTCCTCGCGGTCATCCTGCTCGCGATGCTCCCGGTTGCTGGCCTGCTCCTCCATACGGCCTCGCGCCAGCGCGACGCGGAACGTGCCCGTGTGCAGGGCGACGCACAGCGGCTCGCCCGCGCGGTCGCCGCGACCCAGGACCGGTTGATCCGGGAGACCCGGCAGCTGTTGGTGATGCTGTCGCAGATCGACAGCGTGCGGGAACCCGACGCCGCCCGCTGCGGCGATCGCTTCGTGCGCACGGTGGCGAACAATCCGCTGTATGCGAACCTCGGCGTGCTCGACGTCGCGGGGCGGGCCGTGTGCGCAGCGGTGGCGGTCGACGACCGCATCGGCCAGCACGTTCCGCTGAGCGCGGTGCTGACCGAGCGCCGGTTCATCGTCGGCGCATACGCGGTGGCCGCGGATGGTAGGCCGGTGCTGTACCTGGCGGCTCCCGTCCTCGACAGGGGACGCATCAGGGCGATCGTCTATGCGGCGCTGGACGTGGCACGGCTGAACGACCTAATCGGTGACTTCGAGATGCCCGCCGGCGCGCTGCTGGCCGTGACCGACCGGCTCGGGACGATCATAGCTCGCCGGCCGAACCCTCAGCCCTGGTTGGGCAGGCGTTTGCCGGAGCCGGCGCTGCTGTCGGAGATGGCCGATCGACCGGACGGAACGGCGGAGATCACGGGGCCGGACGGGGTGCGGCGCCTGTACGGCTTTACGGCGACCGACGGCGTCGCCGAGGGGCTCCGTGTCGTCGTCGGCATCCATTCCGACGCCGCTTTGGCGGAGATCAACGAGGGCTTGCGGCGTAACCTCCTTGGCCTGCTGGGGGTCAGCGTCTTGGCCATCGTGGCGGCATGGGCCGGAGGCAGCATCCTGGTGATGCGGCCGGTGCGCGAACTGCTGCGTGTCGTCACGCGCCAGCGCGACGGCGTCACCGGGATCCGCGCGAGCGGGTCGTACCCGCGAGGCGAGATCGGAGAACTGGCGCGGGCGTTCGACGAGATGGCATCCTCGCTGGCGGACCGCGAGCAGCGGTTGCGCGCCCTACTGGCGGACGTGCAGCGCTCGCACGCGGAGGTCGCGCAGGTCTACGAGACGACCCTGGAAGGATGGTCGCGTGCCCTGGACCTGCGGGACCGCGAAACCGAAGGCCACACGCTGCGGGTGACCGAGATGACCGTCCGACTGGCGCGGGCCGTGGGCATGCGCGACGACGAGATCGTGCACGTGCGCCGAGGCGCGCTGCTGCACGACATCGGCAAGATCGGCGTGCCAGACCGCATCCTCCTCAAGGCCGCTCCGCTGACGGACGAGGAGTGGGAGGTCATGCGCCGCCACCCCGTGTACGCGTACGAGATGCTGTCGCCCATCGCCCACCTGCGTCCGGCGCTGGACATCCCCTACGCCCACCACGAGCGGTGGGACGGCACGGGATATCCGGGGGGCCTGAGGGGTCCGCAGATCCCCTTGGCCGCCCGTGTGTTCGCCGTGGTCGACGTGTGGGATGCGCTGCGTTCGGATCGCCCCTACCGTCGCGCGTGGAGCGATGAGATGGCGCGGGCGTACATCGCCCAGCAGGCGGGACGTCAGTTCGATCCGGAAGTGGTCCGCGTGTTCCTGAACGAGGTGTTGCCGACCGCCTCGGCCGCGGGTTGA
- a CDS encoding ribonuclease H-like YkuK family protein, producing MEYTSPTYGRVSFERMFQHLVEFVAEEPQHQYNLIIGTDSLLGDRTCFVTAIVIHRVGHGGRYFYRKQFNRKMESLRQRILYETSLSLEVASRISGELARNGHSLLPIEIHLDVGDRGETKSIIREVVGMVTGSGYAAKTKPDAYGATKVADKHSK from the coding sequence ATGGAGTACACGAGCCCGACGTACGGTCGGGTGTCGTTCGAGCGTATGTTTCAGCACCTCGTCGAGTTCGTCGCCGAGGAGCCGCAGCACCAGTACAACCTCATCATCGGCACCGACTCGCTGCTCGGAGACCGCACCTGCTTCGTCACAGCGATCGTGATCCACAGGGTCGGGCACGGCGGACGCTACTTCTACCGGAAGCAGTTCAACCGGAAGATGGAGAGCCTCAGGCAGCGCATCCTGTACGAGACGTCGCTCAGCCTCGAGGTGGCGTCGCGGATCTCCGGCGAACTCGCGCGCAACGGCCACTCCCTGCTGCCGATCGAGATCCACCTGGACGTCGGCGACCGCGGGGAGACCAAGAGCATCATCCGCGAGGTCGTGGGCATGGTGACCGGATCGGGCTACGCCGCCAAGACCAAGCCCGACGCCTACGGCGCCACCAAGGTCGCCGACAAGCACTCCAAATAG
- the recR gene encoding recombination mediator RecR encodes MQLPDPLARLVDHLSRLPTVGPKTAQRLAFHILRMDEDAVHALAQAIVDAKAQIRPCSICFNLTDRDPCAICASPTRDPSVICVVEDPRDVVAMERTREFRGRYHVLQGAISPLDGVGPDDLRIRELLQRLHAGGVREVVVATNPRVEGDATALYLARLIRPLGIRVTRIARGLPVGGDLEYADEVTLAQALEGRRDL; translated from the coding sequence ATGCAGCTGCCTGACCCGCTGGCCAGACTCGTCGACCACCTGTCACGCCTGCCAACGGTCGGCCCGAAGACCGCCCAGCGCCTGGCGTTCCACATCCTCCGGATGGACGAGGACGCCGTGCACGCGCTGGCCCAGGCGATCGTCGACGCGAAGGCGCAGATCCGACCCTGCTCGATCTGCTTCAACCTGACCGACAGAGACCCGTGCGCGATCTGCGCCAGCCCGACGCGCGACCCGTCGGTGATCTGCGTCGTCGAGGATCCGCGCGACGTCGTCGCGATGGAGCGCACCCGCGAGTTCCGCGGGCGCTACCACGTCCTGCAGGGAGCGATCTCGCCGCTGGACGGTGTGGGCCCCGACGACCTGCGGATCCGCGAACTCCTCCAGCGCCTCCACGCCGGAGGGGTCCGCGAAGTGGTCGTCGCCACCAACCCTCGAGTCGAAGGCGACGCGACCGCCCTGTACCTGGCCCGACTCATCCGTCCGCTGGGCATCCGCGTGACCCGCATTGCCCGAGGGCTTCCGGTCGGTGGCGACCTGGAGTATGCGGACGAGGTCACCCTCGCCCAGGCGCTGGAAGGCCGCCGCGACCTGTAG
- a CDS encoding YbaB/EbfC family nucleoid-associated protein, translated as MMNMGKMLKQVQKMQAEIARIQEQLSAERVEGTAGGGAVRIVANGHGELLEVRIAREAVDPDDVEMLQDLVLAAVNEAHNRAKELAAARMQSVTGGLPLAGMMG; from the coding sequence ATGATGAACATGGGAAAGATGCTCAAGCAGGTTCAGAAGATGCAGGCCGAGATCGCCCGCATCCAGGAGCAACTCAGCGCCGAGCGTGTGGAGGGGACGGCAGGTGGCGGCGCGGTCCGGATCGTCGCCAACGGGCACGGCGAGCTCCTGGAGGTTCGCATCGCTCGGGAAGCCGTCGACCCCGATGACGTCGAGATGCTCCAGGACCTCGTTCTGGCGGCGGTCAACGAGGCGCACAACCGGGCCAAGGAACTCGCCGCCGCCCGCATGCAGAGCGTGACCGGAGGCCTGCCGCTTGCGGGAATGATGGGATGA
- the dnaX gene encoding DNA polymerase III subunit gamma/tau: MAHISLYRKWRPQTFDDVVGQERVTRTLRNAVAAGRVAHAYLFSGHRGTGKTTTARILAKALNCEQGPTPDPCNVCEQCRSIGDGYSLDVIELDAASNRGIDEIREIREKVRLSPAAGRYKVYILDEAHMLTTEAENALLKTLEEPPSHVVFVLVTTEPHRLPPTILSRCQRFEFRRIPTATIAGRLSRIAAGEGIPAQPSALYRIAQSADGALRDAESLLDQIAGTIDGEITDDAVVRLLGTPDDEMLDMVTCAVRDGDVASALRIASEVADSGQDVRQVLRRLVGHFRDLLILRTVPDGRDLVDVTDERYERLRDDAQAYSAEEILRAISVLSAAESEARWTTQARLSLEMALLRLARPDLDPTLEGLRGRILRLEQQVRGQSPAMTDPQMQAPEPTPADRSPADAATYRPAPTLLPLETISLSIEQVVSHWPRVLEEIKQRRVYTYALVADARPHEIRGDMLTLHLPVGSDFAAETLRDPRHRTLIEEACRIALGTPVRVHFVLEQNPGIQNATPRPDRRMRDPLVEQATHLLGPAVSFRSFDTPEQ; this comes from the coding sequence ATGGCGCACATCTCCCTGTACCGCAAGTGGCGTCCCCAGACGTTCGACGACGTCGTCGGCCAGGAACGGGTCACCCGGACGCTGCGCAACGCCGTGGCCGCCGGCCGTGTGGCGCACGCCTACCTGTTCAGCGGCCACCGCGGGACCGGCAAGACCACGACGGCACGGATCCTGGCAAAGGCGCTCAACTGTGAGCAGGGTCCAACCCCCGATCCATGCAACGTCTGCGAGCAGTGCCGTTCAATCGGCGACGGGTACTCGCTGGACGTGATCGAGCTCGACGCGGCCAGCAACCGGGGCATCGACGAGATCCGCGAGATCCGCGAAAAGGTCCGCCTCAGCCCCGCCGCCGGGCGGTACAAGGTGTACATCCTCGACGAGGCCCACATGCTGACGACGGAGGCCGAAAACGCCCTGCTCAAGACGTTGGAGGAACCGCCGTCCCACGTCGTCTTCGTGCTGGTCACCACCGAACCGCACCGGCTGCCGCCCACGATCCTGTCGCGCTGTCAGCGGTTCGAGTTCCGTCGCATCCCCACCGCTACCATCGCCGGGCGCCTGTCGCGCATCGCCGCCGGTGAGGGGATCCCGGCGCAACCCTCCGCCCTCTACCGGATCGCGCAAAGCGCCGACGGTGCCCTGCGCGACGCCGAGAGCCTCCTCGACCAGATCGCCGGCACGATCGACGGCGAGATCACCGACGACGCCGTCGTGCGTCTGCTCGGAACGCCCGACGACGAGATGCTCGACATGGTCACGTGCGCCGTGCGAGACGGCGATGTGGCCTCTGCGCTGCGCATCGCGAGCGAGGTCGCCGACAGCGGGCAGGACGTCCGTCAGGTCCTGCGCCGGCTGGTGGGACACTTCCGCGACCTGCTCATCCTCCGCACAGTGCCCGACGGGCGCGATCTGGTGGACGTGACCGACGAGCGCTACGAGCGGCTTCGAGACGACGCGCAGGCATACTCCGCCGAGGAGATCCTGCGCGCGATCTCGGTCCTCAGTGCCGCGGAATCGGAAGCTCGCTGGACCACCCAGGCCCGTCTGAGTTTGGAGATGGCCCTGCTGCGCCTGGCGCGTCCAGATCTGGACCCCACCCTGGAAGGGCTGCGGGGCCGCATCCTGCGCCTCGAGCAGCAGGTCCGAGGACAGAGCCCGGCGATGACCGACCCGCAGATGCAGGCACCGGAGCCGACACCCGCCGACCGCTCGCCCGCCGACGCGGCCACCTACCGGCCGGCACCGACCCTACTTCCGCTGGAGACGATTTCGCTGTCGATCGAGCAGGTGGTCTCGCATTGGCCCCGGGTCCTCGAGGAGATCAAACAGCGGCGGGTCTACACCTACGCGCTCGTCGCCGACGCCCGACCGCACGAGATCCGCGGCGACATGCTGACGCTGCACCTGCCGGTGGGCAGCGACTTCGCCGCAGAAACCCTCCGCGATCCACGACACCGCACGCTGATCGAGGAAGCGTGCCGGATCGCCCTGGGGACACCGGTCCGCGTGCACTTCGTCCTCGAACAGAACCCCGGCATCCAGAACGCCACCCCGCGCCCGGACCGCCGGATGCGGGATCCGCTCGTCGAGCAGGCTACGCACCTGCTCGGCCCGGCCGTGTCGTTTCGTTCCTTCGATACCCCCGAGCAGTGA
- a CDS encoding CPBP family intramembrane glutamic endopeptidase yields MSPSGLIYVAAAAYGGLWVYRDRMARGLGSAALWGLATALVFPAVFPIYVLTVRPRDPEASEWDVPEVVGLGVVIVLTLPLAVAVARVSGMDVASVGVLVVAQSAVLLAGCLYVARRYELPVTALGYRMDRWPVLVGRAVLLSVPVVAGAHYVVQPAAVRLLGLFIGQDQARLLAEHEERMNPIVQALPPLDDPVGVAWFAFLVCVLVPVAEETFFRGLAYPPLRRRYGAPLAMVVTAVVFGAAHFQIVNFLPITLLGCILAVLYERTGSLLPAIVLHGLNNLAALIASYVAR; encoded by the coding sequence GTGAGTCCATCGGGGTTGATCTACGTCGCCGCGGCCGCCTACGGGGGGCTGTGGGTATACCGGGACCGCATGGCACGCGGCCTGGGGTCGGCGGCGCTGTGGGGGCTTGCGACCGCACTGGTCTTCCCGGCGGTCTTTCCCATCTACGTCCTCACCGTGCGGCCCCGCGACCCGGAGGCATCGGAATGGGACGTCCCCGAGGTGGTGGGCTTGGGGGTGGTGATCGTCCTCACGCTCCCGCTCGCCGTCGCGGTCGCCAGGGTGTCGGGGATGGACGTCGCATCGGTGGGCGTGCTCGTCGTCGCGCAGAGCGCGGTGCTGTTGGCGGGCTGCCTGTACGTGGCGCGGCGCTACGAGTTGCCGGTCACGGCGCTCGGCTACCGCATGGATCGGTGGCCGGTCCTGGTGGGCAGAGCGGTGTTGCTGAGCGTCCCGGTGGTCGCGGGTGCGCACTACGTCGTCCAGCCGGCGGCCGTCCGCCTGCTCGGGCTGTTCATCGGCCAGGACCAGGCGCGCCTGCTGGCCGAACACGAGGAGAGGATGAACCCGATCGTCCAGGCGCTGCCCCCGCTGGACGATCCGGTGGGCGTGGCGTGGTTCGCCTTCCTGGTCTGCGTGCTGGTCCCAGTCGCCGAGGAAACGTTCTTTCGTGGGCTCGCCTACCCTCCGCTGCGGCGTCGTTACGGCGCGCCGTTGGCCATGGTCGTCACGGCGGTGGTGTTCGGCGCCGCGCACTTTCAGATCGTCAACTTCCTGCCGATCACCCTGCTGGGCTGTATCCTGGCGGTCCTGTACGAGCGCACAGGATCACTCCTGCCCGCGATCGTGCTGCACGGGCTGAACAACCTGGCAGCCCTGATCGCGAGTTATGTGGCCCGCTAG
- a CDS encoding MarR family winged helix-turn-helix transcriptional regulator, which yields MQRTGSGRGHGPFDNGGAHTGQRVVQGLLKVAMALRHAAWQYAQPRALTPTQSQILSYLRFGAAGGARLSEVADALAVTRATASEAVSALVHKGLIRKARHVRDRRSRVVTLTEAGRREADRAAAWPEFLLQAVRTLTPPEQAAFLRALVKTIRHLQDRGQIPVSRMCLTCRFFRPYVHPDPRRPHHCAFVDAPFGDAHLRVDCPDHETADAVRRRQLWVAFTRVSTRS from the coding sequence TTGCAGCGGACAGGCTCAGGCCGCGGTCACGGGCCGTTCGACAACGGAGGTGCCCACACCGGGCAGCGTGTGGTGCAGGGCCTGCTGAAGGTCGCGATGGCTTTGCGCCACGCGGCCTGGCAATACGCACAGCCGCGTGCGCTGACGCCCACGCAGTCGCAGATCCTGTCCTACCTACGGTTTGGCGCAGCCGGCGGCGCGCGGCTGTCGGAAGTCGCCGACGCCCTCGCGGTGACGCGAGCGACCGCCAGCGAGGCAGTGTCTGCGCTCGTGCACAAGGGCCTGATCCGCAAGGCCCGCCACGTCCGCGACCGCCGCTCCCGCGTCGTCACACTCACCGAGGCGGGCCGCCGGGAGGCCGACCGGGCCGCGGCGTGGCCGGAGTTTTTGCTCCAGGCCGTCCGTACCCTGACCCCACCCGAACAGGCGGCGTTTTTGCGGGCGCTGGTGAAGACGATCCGCCACCTCCAAGACCGCGGCCAGATTCCGGTCTCGCGCATGTGCCTGACCTGCCGTTTCTTCCGGCCCTATGTGCACCCCGATCCTCGGCGCCCCCATCACTGCGCCTTCGTGGACGCGCCGTTCGGTGACGCCCACCTGCGGGTGGACTGTCCGGACCACGAGACGGCCGACGCCGTGCGGCGTCGCCAACTGTGGGTCGCGTTCACTCGCGTATCCACTCGAAGCTAG
- a CDS encoding amino acid ABC transporter substrate-binding protein, with translation MNVRVRSFAPLAVALALLAAACAPQRAQEQQPAASRLDTVLQRGRLICGVNRALPGWGFLDEAGNYSGFDVDFCRALAAALFDDPNAVEYRPLTPAERFTALQTGEADVLFRNTTWTMSRDTTVGMTFGPTTFYDGQGMMVRRASGIRRLEDFQGRSVCVQTGTTTELNLADQMRKRNVNYQPVVFDEPDPTFAAYEEGRCDGVTTDISGLVSRRTVMRNPADHVILDVVMSKEPLGPVVVQGDVRWFNVVKWVTFATFQAEEFGITSQNVERIARESQDPDIRRFLGVEGDLGQGMGVANDFAVRIIKHVGNYAEIYDRNLGPNTPFNLPRGLNRLWTEGGLLYSPPFR, from the coding sequence ATGAACGTGCGTGTTCGGTCGTTCGCTCCGTTGGCGGTCGCCTTGGCGCTGCTGGCTGCCGCGTGTGCTCCGCAGCGAGCGCAAGAACAGCAGCCGGCCGCCAGCCGGCTCGACACCGTCCTGCAACGCGGCAGGCTGATCTGCGGAGTGAACCGAGCGCTGCCCGGCTGGGGCTTTCTGGATGAGGCCGGCAACTATTCCGGGTTCGATGTGGATTTCTGCCGGGCACTGGCGGCGGCCCTGTTCGACGATCCGAACGCGGTAGAGTACCGGCCGCTGACGCCCGCCGAGCGGTTCACTGCGCTGCAGACCGGTGAAGCGGACGTCTTGTTCCGCAACACCACGTGGACGATGTCCCGCGACACCACCGTGGGCATGACCTTCGGCCCCACCACGTTCTACGACGGTCAGGGGATGATGGTGCGCCGCGCCAGTGGGATCCGGCGCCTGGAAGACTTCCAGGGCCGCAGCGTGTGCGTGCAGACGGGCACGACCACCGAGCTCAACCTCGCCGACCAGATGCGCAAGCGCAACGTCAACTACCAGCCGGTGGTGTTTGATGAACCCGACCCGACGTTCGCCGCTTACGAGGAAGGGCGCTGCGACGGCGTGACGACGGACATCTCGGGTCTGGTCTCGCGACGGACGGTGATGCGCAACCCGGCCGACCACGTGATTCTCGACGTCGTGATGTCTAAGGAGCCGCTGGGACCGGTCGTCGTGCAGGGCGATGTCCGCTGGTTCAACGTCGTGAAGTGGGTGACCTTCGCGACGTTCCAGGCCGAAGAGTTCGGCATCACGTCCCAGAACGTCGAGCGGATCGCACGGGAGAGCCAGGATCCCGACATCCGGAGGTTCCTGGGGGTCGAAGGCGATCTCGGGCAGGGCATGGGTGTGGCGAACGACTTCGCGGTGCGGATCATCAAACATGTCGGCAACTATGCGGAGATCTACGACCGCAACTTGGGACCGAACACGCCGTTCAACCTCCCGCGGGGCTTGAACCGGTTGTGGACAGAAGGCGGGCTGCTGTACTCGCCGCCGTTCCGCTGA
- a CDS encoding ABC transporter permease subunit (The N-terminal region of this protein, as described by TIGR01726, is a three transmembrane segment that identifies a subfamily of ABC transporter permease subunits, which specificities that include histidine, arginine, glutamine, glutamate, L-cystine (sic), the opines (in Agrobacterium) octopine and nopaline, etc.), whose product MRVISVRRVPAFWRDTRFWTIAGQVLFLLAVAALLYLVYENLQANLRRIGLALGFGFLRQPAAFDIGEGIIPYRPADTYFRAYLVGLTNTLRVAGAGIVLATVLGCSVGIARLSSNWLIRQFAAVYVELLRNTPLLLQLFFWYFAVLIRLPRIEDAVVWPGPVYLSNRGLAVPWLARGPSFDAWIVAFLVALVAGAAVYRWRLSVRLETGGGGSPALAGLGAFASIAGLSWLLAPGAPIVVDAPYVEGVALRGGLRLSPEFSGLLIGLVVYTSAFIGEVVRAGIQSVPRGQVEAARAVGLRPALVLRLVVFPQALRVIVPPLTSQYLNLTKNSSLAVAIGYPDAFFVGQTTFNQTGRSVEVVTLIMATYLTISLLTSLLMNLYNRFVQLVER is encoded by the coding sequence GTGCGCGTGATCTCTGTGCGGCGGGTACCGGCGTTCTGGCGGGACACCCGGTTTTGGACGATCGCCGGCCAGGTGCTGTTTTTGCTAGCGGTGGCCGCGCTCCTGTACTTGGTCTACGAGAATTTGCAGGCCAATCTGCGCCGCATCGGGCTGGCGCTAGGGTTTGGATTCCTGCGCCAGCCGGCGGCGTTCGACATCGGCGAGGGGATCATTCCCTACCGCCCCGCCGACACCTACTTCCGCGCCTATCTCGTCGGCCTGACCAACACGCTGCGCGTGGCGGGAGCCGGCATCGTGCTGGCGACGGTGCTGGGGTGTTCGGTGGGGATCGCACGGCTGTCGAGCAACTGGCTGATCCGGCAGTTCGCTGCGGTCTACGTGGAACTGCTGCGCAACACGCCCCTGTTGCTGCAGTTGTTCTTCTGGTACTTCGCGGTCCTGATTCGGTTGCCGCGCATCGAGGACGCGGTGGTGTGGCCGGGCCCCGTCTACCTGAGCAACCGCGGGTTGGCCGTTCCGTGGCTGGCCCGTGGCCCGTCGTTCGATGCCTGGATTGTGGCTTTCTTGGTCGCGCTGGTTGCCGGCGCGGCGGTGTACCGATGGCGGCTGTCGGTCCGGCTGGAGACCGGCGGCGGGGGCAGCCCCGCGCTGGCGGGGCTCGGGGCCTTCGCGTCGATCGCCGGGTTGAGCTGGCTGCTCGCGCCCGGTGCTCCGATCGTGGTCGACGCGCCCTACGTGGAGGGCGTCGCGCTGCGCGGCGGACTCCGGCTGAGCCCGGAATTCAGCGGCCTGCTGATCGGGCTGGTGGTCTACACCTCGGCGTTCATCGGGGAGGTCGTGCGCGCCGGGATCCAATCGGTGCCCCGCGGTCAGGTGGAGGCAGCCCGGGCGGTCGGCCTGCGGCCCGCCCTGGTGCTGCGCCTGGTGGTCTTCCCGCAGGCATTGCGCGTCATCGTGCCGCCGCTGACCAGCCAGTACCTCAACCTCACGAAGAACTCCAGCCTCGCGGTGGCGATCGGCTATCCGGACGCCTTCTTCGTGGGCCAGACGACCTTCAACCAGACCGGTCGCTCTGTTGAAGTCGTCACGCTGATCATGGCGACGTACCTGACGATCAGCCTCCTGACGTCGTTGCTCATGAACCTCTACAACCGGTTCGTGCAGCTGGTGGAGCGATGA
- a CDS encoding amino acid ABC transporter permease — MRRTVGQAEMVAAAAAPARRLSEPAGAAVAWARQNLFSTWYNALLTLAALWATYAAGRAVVGWALYSAEWTVVQVNFRLFFVGGFPQAHIWRVWLPVALTGLLSGMSWAVWGRASRTAAIAVAAATFALAAVPLRPETRLWLVATGTLVGVGFWIGARAPRIGRWLLVAWLGWFGVSILLLRGVPGSALLPPVGTNLWNGLLLTVLLAVVGIVASFPLGVLLALGRRSQMPAMRLVSIAYIELVRGVPLITVLFMAQVMLPLFLPEGMRPDRVLRAMAGLVLFSAAYLAENVRGGLAAIPRGQIEAAQALGLRGPLVLGLVVLPQALRTVIPAIVGQFIALFKDTSLVAIVGLVDLLGVARSILAQPRFLGRYVEVYVFVAALYFLFTYVMSYGSRRLEKALGVGER; from the coding sequence ATGAGGCGTACGGTCGGGCAGGCAGAGATGGTCGCAGCGGCAGCGGCGCCGGCGCGGCGCCTTTCGGAGCCTGCCGGGGCGGCCGTCGCGTGGGCGCGGCAGAACCTGTTCAGCACGTGGTACAACGCGTTGTTGACGCTGGCCGCCCTGTGGGCGACCTACGCCGCCGGCCGCGCGGTCGTCGGGTGGGCGCTGTACTCGGCGGAGTGGACCGTCGTGCAGGTGAATTTCCGCCTGTTCTTCGTGGGAGGGTTCCCGCAGGCTCACATCTGGCGCGTCTGGCTCCCGGTGGCCCTGACCGGCCTGCTGTCGGGGATGTCGTGGGCGGTGTGGGGACGCGCCAGCCGCACGGCGGCGATCGCGGTCGCCGCGGCGACGTTCGCACTGGCCGCTGTGCCCCTACGTCCGGAGACCCGGTTGTGGCTGGTGGCGACCGGCACGCTGGTCGGTGTCGGTTTTTGGATCGGTGCGCGCGCGCCCCGGATCGGGCGCTGGCTGCTTGTGGCCTGGCTAGGCTGGTTTGGCGTTTCGATCCTGCTGCTGCGCGGTGTGCCGGGCAGCGCCCTGCTGCCACCGGTCGGGACGAACTTGTGGAACGGGCTGCTGCTGACGGTCCTGCTCGCCGTGGTGGGGATCGTGGCCTCGTTTCCGTTGGGTGTTCTGCTCGCCCTCGGCCGCCGTAGCCAGATGCCGGCGATGCGCCTGGTCAGCATCGCCTACATCGAGTTGGTCCGTGGCGTGCCGCTGATCACCGTGCTGTTCATGGCACAGGTGATGCTGCCCCTGTTCCTGCCCGAGGGGATGCGGCCCGACCGCGTGCTGCGGGCGATGGCCGGGCTCGTGCTGTTCAGCGCCGCCTACCTGGCGGAGAACGTGCGCGGGGGGCTGGCGGCGATCCCGCGAGGGCAGATCGAGGCGGCGCAGGCCCTGGGGCTGCGCGGGCCGCTGGTGCTCGGACTGGTGGTGCTGCCGCAGGCGCTGCGCACCGTGATCCCGGCGATCGTCGGTCAGTTCATCGCACTGTTCAAGGACACCTCGCTGGTCGCGATCGTCGGGCTGGTCGATCTGCTGGGTGTGGCCCGATCCATCCTCGCGCAGCCGCGCTTTCTGGGGCGGTACGTGGAAGTGTATGTCTTTGTGGCGGCCCTGTACTTCCTGTTCACCTATGTGATGTCCTACGGGAGCCGGCGCCTGGAGAAGGCGCTGGGCGTGGGGGAGCGCTGA